The following nucleotide sequence is from Apium graveolens cultivar Ventura chromosome 4, ASM990537v1, whole genome shotgun sequence.
CCAACCTTAGTGTACCACACTCCTTCATTTTGCTTACTCGGCTCAATTGACAACTGATTACCATTTCTAACTGTTATGCCTAGATCCTTTCGGTCGCGTGAACAGGCTTCGGCTGGATTGAAAATGGCTTCGGTCGTACCTGAGAGTGAAGAGAATGTGAGGGTTTatacccccgattcacctccggtgtgagaatcagaATCTGGCTGTAAAAGTAGGGTAGTAATACAAGAGAAGCAGAGCGTTGAGAATGTGTGTATGTTTTGTCTTACTTCACAAGGGTTTTTATACTCAATCCTGCCATGAATGTTCATCCGTTACAAATCATTGAGGGAGTGAAAAGGGGGCATTATGTCCCTTGTTCTGTCCAACGGTCCGCGAGTAGTGGGCCTCGGTCTGGGCTTTCGTGGGCCTTCGTTACGCGGGCCTGGAGGTCCTTCGGCCCAGTAGCTTAACCGCTTACTGGGCCTTCGTCCAATGGACCTTATTGGGCCTATAACCAACATGTCCCTGTCCTTCGGTTGGGCCTTCGGGCCGGCCGACGGACACCGGTCTCGGCCCATATTGCGGTGAAGAAACCCTAGGGCGATCGCTTCAGTCCCGCCTCGATCTTCGGTCGTACACGTGGCAAGCTTGTGGGGACTTGCAGTGCATTAATGTGACAGCTGTTGGCATGTCGTTCCATGACTCAATCTCAGCCGTTGAATGTCAACCGTCTTGATCTGGGACGTCCATTTCAAAAACCCCCAAACGTCGCTTTTCTAAATTTATTTTAGGCGCCTATATAAGCCCATTTGTGTGTTTCATTTTCTTTTTATCACTTTAGTTCCTCCATACACAGTGACAAATCGCGGTGAATCTTCCAATCACGGGCAACAGCAACTCCGTCTTCCCAAATCATCCCATTTCAATCCAAGAACATCTCCAAATAAGTAAGTCTCTTTTCTTATTTTCCAGTTTTGAATTTGCATGCTAATTTTCTGTGTTTTAGGGAGTTTGCATGTGGACTTAGTGGTTTTCTTCTGGGTTCACGGGGTTTTTTCTGGGTTTTGTGCGTGTGCCATTGCGTTTTTCTGGGGTTTTTGGGTATTTCTGGGTAGGTAATATAGGTTTCTGGGTTTTACCAATTTGAGGAGGCCCCACGGGTTTAAAGATGGCATGCGAGGCGTTTTCTGACCAAGAACGTTCTTCGGAATTTCTTGGTTTTAGAACGTCTTTCGGGAGCCGACCCAGGGCGTAAACAGGTGGTCTGGAGTGATGTTTGCGAAAGGTTCTGTAGGCAAGAACATCCTTCGGGAGGGCTTGCCTCAGGAGCAGCCTTCGGAAACAGCCTCCGGGGTTCTGGTTCGTTCGGTCTTGGGACGTGTACTCGGGTTTTTACTTTTTCTTTTATGTCTACGAATCCGAGTACATGGACTAATGTCTCTCTGTTCCTGATACAGGGACATGGATCGAGCAAACCGTCCCCCAGATTCTTGGGACCCCTTGTCGAACAGCTTGGTTGGAACGTCTTCCATTCGCCCCGAGCGGACGGGACGGGCCCTATATGGTTCGGCTGCCGACTATCCCGCAGCCAATAATAGATCTGAACTGACGAAAGGACGCATAGTTCAGATGTATGATGATTACTCTGTCCCTCGAGGGCTTTGTTGGTTGTACACGCCGAGGGAGGGTGAAAGAATCTATGACACTCCCGGGGTGCCGAATGGATATGGAGGTTGCGCCGTAGGGGTTTCGGAGGCGGCCTTCAAGTGTGGGTTGAGGGTGCCACCGTTGAAGCTGATCAAGCACCTTTTCTTCCAGATGGGTATCGCCCTCGGACAGATGGACCCGAACGGGTTCATCCATATTAACTGTTTTCAGAACAGGTGTCTTCACGCTGGGATCGCACCCAGCACTCGCCTATTCTGGTACCATTATGATTTTCGAAAGAATCCGAAGAGTTCTGGTTTTTACACCATCGCCCGTCGAGCAGGGCGACCTGATTGGACGGCGACTAATTCGAACAATAAAtccactcacactcattggtgtTATGTGAGTGGTCCAAGGTTGGCGGCCATGTCGGTTTGGCGAGATGTAAATTCCGCGTTGCTTCTCATGTCGAGCCTGACCTTGGAGGAGAAGGAGAACTACACGGCGTTAGTGGACGTCAATGTGAAGAAGCTGGGTCCCGAAGAGTTTCGGGACAAGGATTGGCTCTTCAGCTTGTGGGGTGGGGGTAACAAAACTTCTTCCTTGTCTTTTCTTTAGTTTTGTCCCAGCACCTGTATATTTGCTTGTTATGAATTTGCTTATATATGCCCGGACTGACTTGTTTCCCCTTTATATTTCAGTGTCTTCGAGAGAGGCCTTGATCGAGAGGAAGAAGGCCAGGGCGGCCGAGAAGAAGGCGGCTGAGGCGGCGGCGAAGAAGGTTGCCGATAAGGGGGCTACGCCCGATCCTTTCGAGGGCACAGGCGAGAGGGCCCAGACCGAGAAGCCTCCGTCGCCCCGTCAATCTCGAGCGGCTTCTGAAGCCGAGGAGGGGGACGATCTGGAGTACATGAAAGAGGGGAACCCTTCCAAGAGGACCCGGAGCAAGGAGGGGATTGTGCGCTCTTATCTCCCGGGGTGGGGCGTGCTCACGTCCGACCATACTGTGTACCCAGCCCGGCAATCCACGAAGGAGGTGGCTTCGGACCTATGCCATGGCCTTCAGCTCCCAGTCGATCTTCCGACTTTTGTTTCGGCCTCTACTACCGAAGTCTGCACGGAGCTTCTGTCCTTCCTGTCCTTGGTACGTTTTTTTTTTAATCTTTCTATTTTTCTTCCATCTTTTTCCTTTCGGCACCTTTTAGTAATGTTTTTGTCGTCCTTTTACAGGCCGCTCCTTGGGTTGCGGCCGTGGAGGATAAGGTTAAGGACATGGAGACTCGGATGGCCGAGGTGAAGGAGTTGGAGAGGAGGGCTACGGCGGCCGAGGAGGAACTTGTAAGGGTGAAATCCCAGAATGAGGTCGAAGCCGCTGCGTTGAAGGAGGACAGATCTCGGCTGGAGACTGAACTGGAGAGGGCGAACCGGAGGATCTCTCACCGGAACGTCCAGCTGAAGAGGTCCCGAAAGGAGCTTCGGAAGAAGTAGAAGCAGCTGGACCGGACGGAGGAACGCTGCTTCCAGTTCGGCGCTGATTATGTCCTGGAGAAGGCCCATGGCCTGAACTGAGATTATAAGCAGTTGCTGGACGACAGCCTGGAGGATCCTATCGGTTGTTCAGCAGTCGAAGTCCCTCATGTCTCCTCCGGCGAAGACGAAGAGCTCTCGGATGAAGACCCTCAAGCCTAAACCTTCAGCACTGAGGTGTTTGACCTGACGGAAGATGATCTTGTTGCGAAGTTTGCCGTTGGTGTTTCCATGGTCGTACCCAACTCTTGCAGCGGCATTCTTCGTTCGTCTTCTTGTATTTCTATTTTTTGTAATCGGTACTCTTTGTAATTAGCATTTGTAATTGGTATTCTCGCCTTCGGGCTTTTGTAATTTAACTAGCCTTCGGGGTTTTATATTTTAATGCATCTTTTGCTTTTCATCAGCATTGTCCAACTGCATTTAATTATTGTATCTTTGGCTTCATCCGCCTTAATAATCAAAATGAATTGTATCTTTGGCTTCTTTCGccttaacaattttaataataaaatgaatcgtATCTTCGGCTTCATTCGCCTCAACGATCTTATCGAATTGTATTTTCGGCTTTATCTGccttaacaattttaataataaaatgaatcgtATCTCCGGCTTCATTCGCCTCAATGATCTTGTTGAATTGTATCTTCGGCTTTATCTACCTCAACAATTTTGATAATTTGAACAAAATGAATCGTATATTCGGCTTATTCATTTGCCTTAACGATTTTAATGAATTGCTGCCTTACTACCCCTTACGGCCCCAAGGGTTAAAGGTCGAAGGTGAGTTCGGGCTGTTAATCCTTTTACTGAATTCAGGCGAGGGAACATGGGTGATGATCTTTCAGCGATTGCCCCTAGATCAGCAGGTCATGGTTCGTTCTTCCAAGTGGAGGTCTTCTTCGGGATCGCCCCTAAACCTGTTTTTTGGTTTAATTTTTAATACCTGAGTGAGGCCGAAGGACCATGTTCTTCTTTTGATCGCCCCGGGACAGAGGTTCCTTAGGCCTTTGTAATAATGATTAAGGGAAGACAAATGATAGGGCGTTATTCCAGGATTGCCCCTTAAGGCCCTTAATTCGTGTTTACCAATTTCAAATTGTCATAATAGTGTAGTGATGTTCGATTTTTGGGCGATTGCCCCTTATGTCTTTTAATTAACAAATTAGACAAGGGCGGCGGCCGAGGGGTTTATCTTCTTCGGGATCACCCTCAGATAATACTCGGTCGGCCGCAACACGTATAAATAAAGAAATTTTGACAGGAAATGCATCTATATTTAGTCAAATTATTTACATTCTGCACATATAATTCAAATACAAACTTTTAAGAAATTTCTTACTGATAAAATTTTCGAAGGCGACTGGCGTGCCAAGTGTTTTTGATTGCTTCGCCTGACAATGTTTCGAGCTTATAGGTTCTAGGACGAACGACCTCGATCACCTTATAGGGTCCTTCCCAGTTAGGCTGGAGCTTTCCTTGTTTGGCCGGCATGGATGCGGCCAACTCTCTCAGGACTAGGTCTCCTACTCCGAAGGACCTTTTCTTCACGTTGGAATTATAGTGTTATGCCGCTTGTAGTAAGTACCTTATGTTTCTTTGATGTGCAGCTTCTCTTTCTTCTTCCAGTAAGTCCACATTCGCCTTCAACCCGAAGCTGTTAGTTTCCACATTGTAGGTCTCGATTCGGTACGATTCCAAGCCTACTTCAACAGGAACTAGGGCCTCGATGCCATAGGCTATTCTAAAAGGAGTTTCTCCCGTTAATGTCCGGGGGGTGGTTCGGTAAGCCCATAAGATCCAAGGGAGTTCTTCCGCCCACCTTCCTTTTGCCTCGCCCAGCCTCTTTTTGATTCCCCGGAATATCACTTTGTTCGCTGCCTCGATTGCCCCATTTCCTTGCGGGAGGGGGACTGAGCTAAATTTCTGTTCAATTCCGAAATGGTGCAGAAACTTGTGGAATTTATTTCCAATAAACTGAGTTCCATTATCTGAGATGCAGGTTTTTGGAATGCCAAACCGGAGAATGACCTGTTTCAGGAAGAACTTTTTAGCGGCTTCTTCGGTTTCTGCTGCGGGTTCGGCAATTGGGCTTGAGAGATCGGCCCCAAATTTTTCCAGCTCGATGTTCAATATTTCCCAGCTTCCGCTGGGTTCAGATTCTGCCCGCTTCCTCTTCCCGGTTCCATCTGGCCCTTCGTACTCCTGATCTTTCTCAAGATCTTCGAGTATTATGATTCGGGCGGTTTTCTGATCGCCCCTCATTTCTCCTATCCCTTTTTCAGTTGGGAACTTGAGTTTGAGGTGGGGTATAGACTCCACTGCTTCGAAGGTTGATAAGAAGGGTCTGCCAAATATTGCATTGTACGGGCTTTCAATCCGAACCACATAGAACTTCACCAGCTTCTCGACGGTATACGGCAACTTGCCCAGGAGGACCGGAAGAGTAATCGTTCCTTCGAACTGAATAAATAGTCCTCCGATGGCATAAAGGGGAGCCTCGTTACAGGGTTCTAGTTGCTCTCCCGCCAAGTTCATCTTACAGTAGGTTTTGTGGAACTGTATATTGGCCGAGCTACCTATATCCACCATCACTTTCCATATCTTGTTCTACCCGATGATGGGATTGATGATTAGAGGATCCTCGTGCGGGCGAATGACATCCTCGTAATCTTCAGTGCTGAAGGTCATGGGCATGTGGGGCTTCGCCTGTCCGAATTGATACAGATTGTACACCTGTCGGGCATACTTCTTCTTTGTTGTCTTGCTATCCTTATCCAGGATGCTTCCCCCATATATAGTTTTTACTTCGCCCCTTATCCTGTCCCTTCGCTCTGGCTCATCGGCCTCTACTTCCTCCTCTGGGTTCTCCTTCGGCCCCAATCTATCTCTCAGATCTCGGACGAACTGATTAAGCTCGTCGTCTTTGATCATGCGCTCAATGAGCTTCTTGAGGTGATATCATTCATCAGTGTTATGCCCCTTGTCCCTGTGATAGTCGCAGTACTTATCGGGGTTTTTCTTGTGGTTCGGGACCTTCATCTTGGCGGGGCGAACAAACCCTGGCTTGCCCTTTATCtcatggagaatcttggagatTGGCGCATTCAAAGGAGTGAATACGGCCGAATCTCTATCTCGACGTCGTTCGGCCCCACGATCTGTTTcttttcttccttcctttctgcTATCCCTCCGGTCAGATCCTGATCTTGATCCCTCATATCTGTCGGCTCGCTTTGATCGGTCGTCCCTTCTTGAGTCTTTATACCCCCCAATACTTTCCATCTTTCGGCGAATATTCTCGCCTCTTACATATATATCATTTAGGGATTTTGGGGGAAAATCGTAAAGAGATGAGCGAAGCTTTTTACCTTTATAGGGGTCTAGCCCCACCGTTAGGAAGCCCATTGCTTTGATTTTATCCAGATTAGTGACCATCCCCGCTTCTTCCTTGAACCGAGTAAGATAATCTCCCAGCTCTTCATTCCCCCTCTGCCGATAGTGGACTAAGGCTTCGGTATCCTTCGCCTTTCGGCATAGGTGCGAGTGGTACTTTAAGAATTTCATCTTCAACTGCTCGTAAAACCCGATGGACCGAGGTTTCAGGGATTTGTACCACATCGAAGCAGACCCTTTGAGATAAGTCTTGAATATTTTGCACAGCATGATATCATTGTGGCCCATCCCAACCATCAGGAGTTCATACTTTTCACAGTGGTCCTCGGGGTCTCCTTTCCCGTTGAACTCGCTCATCTTGGGGAATTGTCTCTCCTCGCCCGAAGGGGGTCGGTACAGCTCAATCTCTTGTGTTACGACAGGTTCTCGATCGGGCCTCCTATCACCGAACAGGGCCTTCTCTAAGCGATTGAGCCTGAGGCGGGATCCATCGGGCTCCTCATCTGAATCAGAAGAGTAAGGTTGCTTAGTCCTCTTCCTTCGGGGATGCGAATCAGAGTCAGACTCATCTTCTTCGTCATACACCCTACGTTCCCTTCTATCTTTATTCGTTATGCCGGTCTCGTCGGCCCGCATCGCTTCTCTCAAGGTTCGCTCTTGCATTTCAATTTCCTCCCTCTACAGTTGTAGGGCCTTCAACCGGAGCGCATCAGCTTCTCTTTTCTTGGCTCGCGCTTCCGCTTCCTTGTCAACTTGATCAACTTTGGCCTTACCCTTCTCCGCGGCTTTTTCTGCCCGGATCTTTAGGAGTAAGGCATGTTCTTCAGGGGTTAGCGTAATAACCCCGTCCTCGTCTATTAGGGTGGACGGTTGTCCTTTGTCGGTGAAACCAGGCGGCGGTGAATGTTCATGAATTGTTTCTGTCATAATCTCGTTCCCAACTTGTAACTCTCGTagttcccacagacggcgccaaatgttacgcCCAGATCCTTTCGGTCGCGTGAACAGGCTTCGGCTGGATTGAAGATGGCTTCGACCGTACttgaaagtgaagagaatgcgagggtttgtacccccgatttacctccggtgtgagaatcagaATCTGGCTGTAAAAGTAGGGTAGTAATACAAGAGAAGCAGAGTGTTGAGAATGTGTGTATGTTTTGTCTTACTTCACAAGGGTTTTTATACCCAATCCTGCCATGAATGTTCATCCGTTACAAATCATTGAGTGAGTGAAAAGGGGGCGTTATGTCCCTTGTTCTGTCCAACGGTCCGCGAGTAGTGGGTCTCGGCCTGGGCTTCCGTGGACCTTCGTTACGCGGGTCTGGAGGTCCTTCGGCCTAGTAGCTTAACCGCTTACTGGGCCTTCGTCCAATGGGCCTTATTGGGCCTATAACCAACAGTAACAGTGGACCTTATCTTCTGGTAAAAGCTCCATTTTCTATCCTCTCCTTTCTGCTCTGATCTTCCTAAAGAGGCTTCATTCGATGACACACCATCAACTCTAGATCCCCTTTCTTGAGTCGCCGCCATCATTTGTATCAATATTTATCATATTTGGTAAAATACTtcttataatttttaaaatactCACAATTGAGAACTAAAAATAATTCCAATTGGATGCTCCTTATATGATGAAAagttaaaattattatataaatgaGTAGTTCTcctatttttatttatttttttacatttttaatacATTAAAATTTATACGTAATACCCATTTAGGGCTAGACTCAAATGAGAACTAGTTTGTTGGAAAAGTATTATATTCTGTAATTATATTCATGTGTTCCGTAAAAAAAATCACTAATTTTTTCTTGAATTGTATCGAAAAATCTCATAAATATATTTTAGTTTTATATAACACtatcaaaattttaataaaatattatcaTAATTATTATAGAACATAAATATAGAAGTATAGTATATTACGTAATTTGTGCATAACATATGCATATGTTCTGTCTCATATTTTTTCTTCTGTATATAAATTTTTACTTTCattaatataatatatacatTTTGAATAAGAGataaaaaatataagaaaaatgaaatgttttccGATATTCTCAAATTAAGGTATTTTCCATAAAACCCAACCCTACAAATGTTTATACTAGCTTAAAATTTACTTTAACTTATCACTTTAAACAATTTTAAGtcataattaataatttcatattTACTGGCACAGGCTCCTAGCTGGAAAAAAAAAGAGTTTATAGGAAATATTTGATTTAAATTTAGGTTACGGGCCTATTTGACCTAACTGACTATCCAAATAGGGTACATTGGACTTGAAGTCCAATGGACCAGACTTTAAATTTTGCTGCACACACTCTCGTGGTAACAAGATGACCAAGATTATACAGATGATTATACTTTTCTAGTTTTTGCAATTTAAATTCATAAAGAAATGAATGTTAATAATATGCAGTAATTTGTTAATAGTAAACGAATTCAGGAATCGATTTATGGTCCGGTTGAATTGTGTGGGACAGATTTCCCAGTAAAACCAAAGAAATTTTTTCCATTGATACTCCATGTCCAAGtaactaatattaattataacTAAAATTAAGAAGCGTGCGTCTCTATATTGCGCTGATCCTTTGCTTGTCAATAGGACATGCCTTCATGCTGAAAAGAGGAATACTGAGATCAAATTTAATCAAAGGCCAAAAATTATACCACGTCGGGATTAAATCAGATGAGCAGCTCGACCTTATTATGTACTAGCTTCAGTTGTTACAAAGAAGAGAAAACGGAGGACAACCACGGGAAACACTTTCTTTAAGGGAGATGGAATGGCTACGAGGCTCATGACTGGCGCAGCATTAGTACTGCGTCGTTGTTGTATGCGTGTCGACACAACCCGCGATGTGGATGAAGGTGAGAACAGACCTTTCGTTCGAGTACAATAAGTCAAGAACTATGGTTTGCATTGTTCTACTTTAACATTTGAGGTAACATCCCACTGTCGTATTCGGTTTTCCTGTGCTATCCCAAATGAATCCTCTTAACTATTCTTAAGATGTCTCAACTCTCAATTCCTTCTATTTGTTTATAACTTCACCTATCATTGTGTCAAAATAGGAAAAAAAAAACGTTATTCTGATGGGCATACAGGCATATATCACTTGATTTCAAGATATATTGTTTAAGAAGATACTGAAAGTGCGAAGTATACAACCTCTAGCTAGCCAACCACCCTTGATCCTTTGGTTTAATTCGTATGGtatattatttgattattatgtTTTTTACAACAGGAGCAAGGCCGTACGGATTGAGTAAAAGGAATGTGCAAGAGTGAGGATGAGTAATTGAGTATACATTACTTAGACCTTGCGATGGCCTTATGGTACTACACTGATGAACATCTAATACTTACAAAAGTAAACAGAGAGTTACGTTGTATTTGAAAAAACATTCAAGTAAAAAAACACATTTATTTTAGTTACTAATTAAGCTAGTTTGTAA
It contains:
- the LOC141716887 gene encoding uncharacterized protein LOC141716887, giving the protein MDRANRPPDSWDPLSNSLVGTSSIRPERTGRALYGSAADYPAANNRSELTKGRIVQMYDDYSVPRGLCWLYTPREGERIYDTPGVPNGYGGCAVGVSEAAFKCGLRVPPLKLIKHLFFQMGIALGQMDPNGFIHINCFQNRCLHAGIAPSTRLFWYHYDFRKNPKSSGFYTIARRAGRPDWTATNSNNKSTHTHWCYVSGPRLAAMSVWRDVNSALLLMSSLTLEEKENYTALVDVNVKKLGPEEFRDKDWLFSLWGGVSSREALIERKKARAAEKKAAEAAAKKVADKGATPDPFEGTGERAQTEKPPSPRQSRAASEAEEGDDLEYMKEGNPSKRTRSKEGIVRSYLPGWGVLTSDHTVYPARQSTKEVASDLCHGLQLPVDLPTFVSASTTEVCTELLSFLSLAAPWVAAVEDKVKDMETRMAEVKELERRATAAEEELVRVKSQNEVEAAALKEDRSRLETELERANRRISHRNVQLKRSRKELRKK
- the LOC141718966 gene encoding uncharacterized protein LOC141718966, with product MRADETGITNKDRRERRVYDEEDESDSDSHPRRKRTKQPYSSDSDEEPDGSRLRLNRLEKALFGDRRPDREPVVTQEIELYRPPSGEERQFPKMSEFNGKGDPEDHCEKYELLMVGMGHNDIMLCKIFKTYLKGSASMWYKSLKPRSIGFYEQLKMKFLKYHSHLCRKAKDTEALVHYRQRGNEELGDYLTRFKEEAGMVTNLDKIKAMGFLTVGLDPYKGKKLRSSLYDFPPKSLNDIYVRGENIRRKMESIGGYKDSRRDDRSKRADRYEGSRSGSDRRDSRKEGRKETDRGAERRRDRDSAVFTPLNAPISKILHEIKGKPGFVRPAKMKVPNHKKNPDKYCDYHRDKGHNTDE